The DNA region AGATATTCTAGCTAAACACTTTGGATGTCAAAATACGActagggaaaaaattatatatgaaaCTAGTCCAATTGCTCGAACAGTACTTAAAGCTGATAATGAGGATTTAATTCTGATATGTGATGGCACTTATGCTCGACATCAGAAAAGCACGAACAATGAATATCAAAGGAGATCGTTTTCTGGTCAAAAGAAAGTACCTTTATGTAAACCATTCACGATATGTACCACTAGTGGTTTTATTGTCGACATGCTTGGACCGTTCGGCGCAAACGAAAATGATGCGCgaattttaagaacaattCTGGAAGTTGAGAATACGGGATTATCCGATTTACTGGAAGCAAGGGATATTTTTGTACTGGACAGAGGATTTCGGGAcgtaatagaatatttaaatagtaaagGATACAAAACAGCCATGCCAGCTCTCAAAGGCAAACGCAAACAGTTAGAGAGTTTAGAAGCCAATCGCTCGAGACTTATAACAAAAGTCCGATGGGTCGTTGAAGCTGTTCACggtattttgaaacaaaaatatcaattacttGACCGGAAAATAGATAATAAGATCGTCCCGACAATAGGCGAGTATTTTAGAATCGCggcttttttacaaaatcagttTGGGCGACGATTAACTTCCGATAAAGACGCAGGAGAAGAAATCATCGCAAGGATGCAAGCGCTAGTAGATACACCCAATTACTTGGCGGAAGAAGTAGAAATAGGAAAATGGGCGcgtaagaaagttattttcagaCGGATTACTTCAAATGCGATAAAGAATTTCCCTCAATTAACAGAAGctcaattaatattacttttcacAGGTACTTATCAATTGGGCCAAGCTAAATCGTATTTAGCAGAGATAACGAACGAAGATGGTTCCCTGAATGTTGACTACTTGAAAGAGAATGCAACTATTTTGAGAATACAATCTCGTTCTAGGCATAGTAATCGGAAAACCTACACCTCTTTCATCGATTATACGCTAAAACGAAATGATGTAGCAGGTATATGTCGCTATTGCTGTGATTGCGCGAATGGAAAGCGTACTGTCGGTTGTTGTTCTCATGTggctgcaattatttattatttatcacatgcTCGTTACTTAGCCCGAATTATCAACCCGGCCGAGATTTTAACCAACATGTTTAAGAACACTGGTTTCGTAGGTGTCCAAGAAGACAGTGATACGGATGAAGACGCTGACGTCACCACCCTACCTGATTAATAACTAGTCttctcaaaaacattgaatttcttcCCTTCTTTCTGGGTACATAATTATACTTACTTGTCCATCACTTTAGAGGGCAGCTCTAGGGGCTCTATGCCGTATATATTCTATAACGAAGtcatttggtgttgatgctgttTTCTGCCGCGttagttatatgaattatatggatttagacttataagttattgatatttatatatctatattttcaatcgttatatcccaaatactgattttgatacaaatctgattcaatgtgggtagatacttcgagaggccctctacacagtgtgcaaaaatggttagtgtaccaaagtgcgaactcctctaaaatcacctaagtttttttttttgagatttcagccctttgacatcaaccgataaatctacaagtatatgaaaataagaaggtggttactgaaggacgcaccattttgccccacgctgtacgatgaatagttctcgagatatggcgttttaaagttttcaccctcaaccccgtcctacccttaaatggtgagacttaggaagttgaaattttatgtggtaagtcctttgagtggtagggacaattggtaaaaatttcagatcgatcgcccgtgggggccgaattgaccccttaaccatacACGGCCTTTGGTACTTAAGGGAAATTTGACGACTAGAATTCAgatttaatatgtatttggTGTTATTTGTTAAGAAGCACCACTTAACTCACATAAATTTTTAGCTACTTACTTTACCAATTCGGTGATTACCAAAATGGATTCTCCGATATTTTTTACCCAAAAAGATATACCTCTTAAAAGTTGGTAGGAGTcaccgtttttaaaataattacattaaaaaaattcagtgcCATGAACTATGCCTATTTCAATTGATACccaaaatgttaatttttctttcaagtaccatacaaataaaaaaataaataacatagaaCTTTAGCATAttaatacttaataataacaataacaataattagagatgattaataaaaaaaaatctgttttagataataattgtttaatcgACATAAAAACTAtacttatttttcgataatctaTTGCCTATATCCATTTGTCACCATACTTCTGAAAAAACCTGTATATCTACAATATTTTGGATTgccaaattgtcaaaattagaCTATAAAGATTTTACAGGGGTGGTACGGTTTGAAAAACCGGCACTAACTTCGAAAAattcttttggggttttgtTGTGGGAATCTTAAACTTTCATTTCCTTTCAACTTCAtcccattttaaatttcttgtatcACAGTGTAATGAATGCACTACCAAAGATATAGtggcacattgcaaccaaatctggaATTCGATTAGAAGTTCATCCTTGTATTAAAACTTTATGGGTTCAAGGACCGGAGGCTGCAAGACGTCATTGATGCCTATGGGGTAACTCactattagaattgttttcggtataattttgtcacttatttatatacattttaagtttattttctctcgattgtactgtatttccgaaaaaaatgtgctttgaaatttttgcttttaatataAGCATTCCATTACACCGTTTATATCATCTTTTACCTAAAGAAGAACTTTTACGacataaaaatcacttaattGTTAAGTGAAAGTTTGGAAACAATCGGACtagttaatttctaattctcagcgaaatattattgttaaaagaAGTCCgagaagtttattaaattgttataCAATGTTTTGTGAATTATTGGTCTTATTGATAATcgaatttaacatgtattttttaagtttttatattGAACAATTATATGCCCATATCGATTCTTGCAacttacaaaattcaatgttaatataatgatgttttcatacaattacaactgaattaatttatttgaaatttttcagcttgaaaatattcttgcAAACTTGGtagaagatgtaaaattttaaatttatttactgaaTGCAATGTTTCtgttgtaaaacattttttgtgaactgataaggCGCCTTCGATCGGAATACgcgtcaagcgattttgaattttagcgTGGTCGGCCACTTTTGCGGGCGATAGTACATGTATGTAGTATGTATGTAGGCATATACTATGTATGTACGTCTACAAGGTTATTTACGGTGAGAAtcctattaaaagtttacggGGTTCTAATATAGCtagaaatctgaaattttagataCCG from Euwallacea similis isolate ESF13 chromosome 20, ESF131.1, whole genome shotgun sequence includes:
- the LOC136415569 gene encoding uncharacterized protein, with protein sequence MLVPIQQNAGLPNDISKNPVVEESIQININENSDDSDTDDTRDPEVKYNLTSNEQAEELVSLEIDRTVATHKYCIICGGNTTSNLILIPEKARCQSYAKRKLFIPIGDRCCRSHIIFDSFFEEDLMKIKVYSNISEITSKELSCMMENLAISCDKSLFDQVSDFSMPETQLRLFTSLTWENLLQLKEMLTSLRNSCNRTTTQAIVTFLFKLKTGNSHELIASILHLPNKGVVSEYLKSVRCAFVQDILAKHFGCQNTTREKIIYETSPIARTVLKADNEDLILICDGTYARHQKSTNNEYQRRSFSGQKKVPLCKPFTICTTSGFIVDMLGPFGANENDARILRTILEVENTGLSDLLEARDIFVLDRGFRDVIEYLNSKGYKTAMPALKGKRKQLESLEANRSRLITKVRWVVEAVHGILKQKYQLLDRKIDNKIVPTIGEYFRIAAFLQNQFGRRLTSDKDAGEEIIARMQALVDTPNYLAEEVEIGKWARKKVIFRRITSNAIKNFPQLTEAQLILLFTGTYQLGQAKSYLAEITNEDGSLNVDYLKENATILRIQSRSRHSNRKTYTSFIDYTLKRNDVAGICRYCCDCANGKRTVGCCSHVAAIIYYLSHARYLARIINPAEILTNMFKNTGFVGVQEDSDTDEDADVTTLPD